Proteins encoded by one window of Gemmatimonadaceae bacterium:
- the kdsB gene encoding 3-deoxy-manno-octulosonate cytidylyltransferase, producing MIPARLGATRLPRKPLRHLGGVPLVVRVWERVRSLGLADRVVAATESPEVLAVLEAHGAEGVLTSDQHPSGTDRVAEVARQAEYAAYDIVVNVQGDEPFMRGDAMAGAIAMVRDHGFDLGTAAGRRAADIMGDPHCVKVVRADDGRALYFSRAPIPFLRDESERAQRDGLVLQHMGIYAARRDALETWVALPPHPLELVEKLEQLRALAAGLAMGVAIVDAPSWGEVNTEDDLVRANAHWEQLTAGTAR from the coding sequence TTCCCGCCCGCTTGGGCGCCACCAGGCTCCCCCGAAAGCCCCTGCGCCACCTCGGTGGCGTCCCCTTGGTGGTCCGCGTCTGGGAGCGGGTGAGGAGTCTCGGCCTGGCTGACCGCGTCGTCGCCGCCACCGAGTCGCCCGAGGTGCTGGCGGTCCTCGAGGCGCACGGGGCCGAGGGCGTCCTGACGTCCGATCAGCACCCGTCCGGGACCGACCGCGTGGCCGAGGTCGCCCGGCAAGCCGAATACGCGGCCTACGATATTGTCGTGAACGTGCAGGGCGACGAGCCGTTCATGCGGGGCGATGCGATGGCCGGGGCCATCGCCATGGTGCGCGACCACGGGTTCGACCTCGGCACCGCCGCCGGACGACGAGCCGCCGACATCATGGGCGACCCGCACTGCGTGAAGGTCGTCCGGGCGGACGACGGGCGCGCGCTCTATTTCTCGCGCGCCCCGATTCCGTTCCTGCGCGACGAATCCGAGCGCGCGCAGCGCGACGGGCTCGTGCTGCAGCACATGGGCATCTACGCGGCGCGCCGCGACGCGCTGGAGACGTGGGTCGCCCTTCCGCCGCATCCGCTGGAGCTGGTGGAGAAGCTGGAACAACTCCGCGCCCTCGCCGCCGGACTGGCGATGGGCGTGGCCATCGTGGACGCCCCGTCGTGGGGCGAAGTCAACACCGAGGACGACCTCGTGCGCGCCAACG